A single genomic interval of Schistocerca americana isolate TAMUIC-IGC-003095 chromosome 2, iqSchAmer2.1, whole genome shotgun sequence harbors:
- the LOC124591665 gene encoding opsin-1 produces the protein MASASLISEPSFSAYWGGSGGFANQTVVDKVPPEMLYLVDPHWYQFPPMNPLWHGLLGFVIGVLGVISVIGNGMVIYIFSTTKSLRTPSNLLVVNLAFSDFLMMFTMSPPMVINCYYETWVLGPFMCELYALFGSLFGCGSIWTMTMIALDRYNVIVKGLSAKPMTNKTAMLRILFIWAFSVAWTIMPLFGWNRYVPEGNMTACGTDYLTKDWVSRSYILVYSFFVYFLPLGTIIYSYFFILQAVSAHEKQMREQAKKMNVASLRSAEASQTSAECKLAKVALMTISLWFFAWTPYLIINFTGIFETMKISPLLTIWGSLFAKANAVYNPIVYGISHPKYRAALEKKFPSLACASSSGDNTSVASGATTVSDEKSEKSASA, from the exons ATGG CATCCGCATCTCTTATTTCCGAGCCAAGCTTCAGTGCTTACTGGGGAGGTAGCGGAGGTTTTGCCAACCAGACTGTGGTGGACAAGGTGCCGCCAGAAATGCTGTACCTTGTGGACCCTCACTG GTACCAGTTCCCTCCCATGAACCCATTGTGGCATGGCCTTCTTGGCTTTGTTATTGGAGTCTTGGGTGTAATTTCCGTGATTGGAAATGGCATGGTGATCTACATCTTCTCCACTACCAAGAGCCTTAGAACTCCTTCAAACCTTTTAGTTGTCAACTTGGCCTTCTCCGACTTCCTCATGATGTTCACCATGTCGCCACCCATGGTAATCAACTGCTACTATGAAACCTGGGTTCTGG GGCCATTCATGTGTGAACTGTATGCCTTATTTGGCTCTCTCTTCGGATGTGGCTCCATCTGGACCATGACCATGATTGCCCTTGATAGGTACAATGTCATTGTCAAG gGGTTGTCAGCTAAGCCAATGACAAACAAGACTGCAATGCTCAGGATTCTCTTCATCTGGGCTTTCTCTGTGGCATGGACCATCATGCCTCTCTTTGGCTGGAACAG GTATGTCCCTGAGGGAAATATGACTGCCTGTGGAACTGATTACCTCACAAAGGACTGGGTTAGCCGCAGCTACATTCTTGTCTACTCTTTCTTTGTGTACTTCTTGCCTCTTGGAACCATCATTTACTCCTACTTCTTCATTCTCCAG GCTGTGTCTGCCCatgaaaaacaaatgagggaacaGGCCAAGAAGATGAATGTTGCCTCTCTCAGATCAGCTGAGGCCAGCCAGACAAGTGCAGAATGCAAACTGGCCAAG GTTGCCCTTATGACCATCTCTCTGTGGTTCTTTGCTTGGACTCCATACCTCATCATTAACTTCACTGGTATCTTTGAGACAATGAAGATCAGTCCTCTGCTTACCATCTGGGGCTCTTTGTTTGCCAAGGCTAATGCTGTCTACAACCCTATTGTCTATGGCATCAG CCATCCCAAGTACCGTGCTGCCTTGGAGAAGAAATTCCCAAGCCTGGCCTGTGCAAGCTCTTCAGGCGACAATACATCTGTTGCCTCTGGGGCAACCACTGTCAGTGATGAGAAGTCAGAGAAGTCAGCATCTGCGTAA